The following nucleotide sequence is from Acidobacteriota bacterium.
AATATCGGCTTTGGCGTCGAGTCGGGTGACACCAGCCTGAACGATACGCGGCCGCTGACGATCTACGAGGAAGCCGGTAGCGTATCGAGCACCAGCATCTACACGTCGGGCAGTCTGTTCGATGCCGGCATCGGCTTCCGCGTCTGGAAGAATCTCTCGGTCGGTGCCGGGTATCACCAGGAGCAGAACACCGCCGATATCGGGATCACCGGCAGCGCGCCGCATCCGGTCTTCTTCAACACGCCGCGAAGCTTCAGTGCCACGGCCGGGGGCGATCAGTTCCGAAAGGAACGCGCCACGCACCTGCAGGTGGGCTGGATGATGCCTTTTGGTACCAAGCTCGATGTCATGCTCTTCGCCGGGCCGTCGTGGTTCCGGCTGGAGCAGCCGGTCGTGAGCGAGGTCACCATTGGCGAAGTCGGCACGCCATACTCGCAGGTCGTGGTCAACCCCACCGTCGCCGTTCGCAAGAAGAGCATGGTCGGCTACAACGTCGGCGCTGACGTGTCGTACATGATCTGGAAGAACGATTCGGTGCGCGTGGGCGCCGGGGTCTTCATCCGCTATACGGAGGCGTCCACGACCGTCCTCCTGCTGCAATCCGAGCAGGAAACCAAGGCCGGCGGACTGCAGATCGGCTTCGGCGGCCGTCTCCGCTTCTAGCCTCGGCGATTTGCTGCCAGGGTGTCTTCGGCACCCAGGCAGCTCATCCAGTCATCGCGGAGGACCCCACGGCAAATGATCGAACGACCGCTTGAGTTCGCTGGCGGCGCGGGCGAGCGAAGCGAGCACCGCCGCCTCGCGCTGGTCACGCTGTTCTACACCGCGCTCACGATCGTCCTCGCCTACCCGGTTTCGCTGAGCCCCGCCACGACGCTACTGGCGGACAACCCTGATACCCATCTGTTCTTGTGGACGCTCGGGTGGAACGTCCACGCCGCGATTGCTCAACCGCTGGCCATTTTCGACGCCAATATCTATTTTCCCAATCCAAATACGCTCGCGTATTCCGAGAATCTGCTCGGCAGCGCGGCGCTGGCGGCCCCGGTCATCTGGCTGACCGGCAATCTGGTGCTCGCACTCAACCTGGTGCAATTGGCCACGTGTGTCCTTTGTGGCGTGGGTGCGTACTTGCTGGCGCGGCGCGTCGGCATCAGCGCACTCGGCGCGACGCTCTGCGGAATTGTCTTCCTGGCGGCGCCGCCGCGTTTTTTTCGCATTGGCCAGTTGCATCTCACCGCCGTGCAATGGCTGCCGTTCGGCCTGGCGTTCCTGCATGCCTATCTCGACCACGGCCGCCGGCGCGACCTCCGGTTGGCCGCGGGGTTCTACACCTTGCAGGCGTTCACCAGCGGGCACGGTGCCGTCTTCATGACGGTGGCAATGGCCGGCCTGATCGCCTATCGACTGGCGCTCGGAGAGTCACTGGCACTCGGCCGGCGGCTTCGGGATTTCGGTCTCGGCGGTCTGGCCTTGGTCGCGCCGCTGGTGGCTCTGCTCGTGCCGTACCGCATGGCGCAGCGGGACATCGGATTGAAACGCTCGCTCGAAAATTGGCTGCCCACCCCAGAGAGCTACCTGGCCTCACCGTCGCATCTGCACCAGTACCTGCGCACGCTGGTCAGCGACGTCAACTTCAATGACCTGGCCAGCGCGTGGCTCTTCCCGGGGGTGATGGTCGTGGTGTTTGCACTGATCGCGCTGGTGCCACGGCCCACCGTCACCGAGCAGGGTTGGCGAGCCCGACTGCGGCACAATCCGGCGCCGTTTTATTTCTTGCTGGCGGTGATCGCCGTCTGGATCTTTGTCCCAGCGCCGGTCGGTCTCTGGCCGCACCTCTACGACTGGCCGGGATTGAACTTCATCCGCGTGCCGTCGCGTTTCATGATTCTGGTCATGCTCGCCCTCGGCGTGCTGTTCGGAGTGGGGTTCGATCGCCTCTTCGCGCGTCGCGGGCCAGCCTCCCGGGCGGTAGGGGCCACGGTGCTGGCGCTATTGCTACTCGCCGAGTATGCGAGCATGCCGCTCGCGCACGTCCGGTACGCCGTAGAGATCCCGCCGATCGATCGCTGGCTCAACACCCTGCCGAAGCCGTTTGCAATTGCCGAAGTGCCGGTACCCAGTCTGGGTGACCTTGGCGCGTACGAACGTCACCAGACCATGGCCATGCTGCACGCCACGGCGCACTGGCAAAAGACCGTCCACGGCTACAGCGGCATTCGCCCGGCTCTGCACGAGAGGCTGAATCAGGAGCTCACGGCTTTTCCGGATGCCACCAGTCTGGCCAGTCTCCGCCAGCTGGGCGTGCAGTACGTCGTCGTGCACAGCGAACGTTATCCCCAGGACCGGCGCGCCGAGATCCAGCAGAGGTACGAGCGGTTCGCCGCCGAACTCCGGCTCGAGCACGTGGAGGGGGAGGGGATGGTGTATCGGATTCTGCCTGCTCAGGGCAGCACCGCCGCAAGGTGATGTTCGCCCGGACGGATCTCTTGAACTAGAATCGATCTACTCGTCCATGACATTCGCAAGGATCCCTGGGGTGACGTTGTTCGTCGCCCTGATGTTACTGGCGGCAGCGTGCGGCAGCACCCCGACCGCGCCGACGCCGCCGCCACCCCCGCCGCCGGTGGTTGCCGATCCGCCGACCCTGGCATGTCCGGCCTCCATCGCCGCGAGTACCACGGCGACCACTGGGATTGCGGTGACCTTCACCACGCCGGTCGCCGAGAAGGGCGCCTTGCCGGTGACCGTGTCCTGCACGCCGCCAGCCGGGGAGACGTTTCCGATCGGCGACACGCGCGTGGAATGCACGGCGAAGGATAGCCTCGAACGGTCCGCCACGTGTTCCTTCCAGGTATCGGTGTCGCGGACGCCGCTCCTGAGCAAGACACGCTTTCTGGCTTTTGGCGACAGCATCACCTTCGGTGAGGTAACGGTCCCGGTGTCATCGTCACGGTCCCTGGGCACGCCGTCGACGCGGTTGATTCAGGTCCCGTGGGCGGCGTACCCTACAGCCCTTACCCGGTTCCTCGAGTCGCGGTACACGACCCAGGAAGATGCCATCATCGTTGCCAACTACGGTCTCGGCGGCGAGAAGGCGATCAACGCCAGAGACCGTTTCATGGCGGCGTTGAACATCGTCCGGCCTGAGGTGGTGTTGCTGATGGAGGGCAGTAATGACATTGCCCGTGGCGAGGACGGCGCCGCGAGCGGCGCCGCCAGGGAGATCTCGGTGATGGCGGCTGAGGCCAGGCTCCGCGGCATGCGGGTCTTGCTGGCCACCGTACCGCCCGGCCGTCCGGGCTTGAGCAAAACCATTTCTCCGTTTCTGATTGCGGACTACAACGCCCGAATGCGGATTGTCGCGCAGAGCCAAGGCGCGCTGCTGGTCGATATCTTCCAGGCGCTGTCCACGGATGTGAGTCGGTACATCGGCATCGACGGCCTGCATCCGACGGAACTGGGCTACGCGAAGATCGCCGAAACCTTTTACAACGTAATCCGATCAGAGTTTGAAGTCCGCTGATCGATCGGAGCAAGTCATGAGATACGCGCGGATTGTGCTCGCGATCGCCGTGGTCACTGCGTTGGCGGCCCTCGCGGGCGCGCGCTATCACAACCGAATCGTCCCGCTCACGGAAGTCTACATGCCTTCGTTTTCCGAAGTGCAGTTCGCGTCCGCCGGCGAGTCGGTGCGAGCGCTCGACACGCGGCTTCAAGCGGACGAGCGCCTCTCGCGGCTTCGACAAGTCCTGCCAGACCAAGCCGGTGCGCTGTGGCTTGGCTTACTGGTGTTCCTGATAGTCGGCTTCGATTACGCGCGGCCCTGGAGCGCGCGAAACATCGACCTGCTGATCGTCCAGGCCATGGGCTGGTGCCTGATTGGATCGCTCGACCTCCTGGTGACGGTCAGCCGGCACGGCGATCCGACCTACTACGGCCTGCTGCGGTTGATATTTGCGGGGGCGACAGCGCTCTCGACCATCCTGATGGTGCGCATGGTCTGGAGGTCGAGGCAGTCCGACACGTGGACCTGGACGCCGGCCATCGATGTTCGCGCGCTCGCGGCCCTGGCCGCGTTCACCGTGTCGCTCGCGATTGCCTATCCCTTTCTGCGGCCCGTCGAAGACGCCAGCTACTTCACGAACCTCGGCGGCCAGAGGCTCCGCGAACGAGGCTTGCTGCCATACGGCGATCCGATGTTGACGAATA
It contains:
- a CDS encoding GDSL-type esterase/lipase family protein; translated protein: MTFARIPGVTLFVALMLLAAACGSTPTAPTPPPPPPPVVADPPTLACPASIAASTTATTGIAVTFTTPVAEKGALPVTVSCTPPAGETFPIGDTRVECTAKDSLERSATCSFQVSVSRTPLLSKTRFLAFGDSITFGEVTVPVSSSRSLGTPSTRLIQVPWAAYPTALTRFLESRYTTQEDAIIVANYGLGGEKAINARDRFMAALNIVRPEVVLLMEGSNDIARGEDGAASGAAREISVMAAEARLRGMRVLLATVPPGRPGLSKTISPFLIADYNARMRIVAQSQGALLVDIFQALSTDVSRYIGIDGLHPTELGYAKIAETFYNVIRSEFEVR